The following nucleotide sequence is from Mucilaginibacter sp. cycad4.
GTAGCCGATACGCCGGAAAGCGAGTTTAAGTTTTTAGGAACAATCCTTGCCCCACGCGGTCCAGGTTATTGGGATGCAACCACCTGCCATAATCCATCTATAAAAAAGGTAGATGGTAAATACTGCCTGTTCTTTATGGGCAATTCTAACGGTAAAACCAATACCAAACGGATAGGGCTGGCTACCGCCGATTCTTTGGATGGCCCCTGGACACGCCCGGATGAACCGCTGCTTTTACCGGGCCCCGAAGGGGCATGGGATGATCATTGCACCACCAACCCCGCATTTATTAAACATCCCAACGGGCAATACTGGCTGTTTTATAAATCATGGAACACCAAAGAATATGAAACCTCAACCGACCCGCTGGTAAAGGGTAACCGTAAATACGGTTTAGCCATTTCCGATAAACTGGAGGGGCCTTATATCAAATATGACGGCAACCCGGTGATAGATTTTTCAGGGCGGGGAAACAACGCACAACTGGAAGATGCATTTGTTTGGTTGGACAAGGGCCGCTTTAAAATGCTGGCCCGGGATATGGGAGTTTTTAATCACCAGTATGGTTTGTACATGGAATCAAAAACCGGTAAAAAATGGAGCGAACCGGAGATCGGTTATTTTAATGCCGAATATTATCATATTGATCAACCGCCGCCCCCAAAATACCTGAACAAATACGGCCGGTTTGAAAGGCCCCAGCTCTTATTTCAAAATGGGAAAGCAACCTACATGTTCACTACCTCGCAGGGTGGTAAGTACATGACGGCATCGCCATTTATATTTAAAATAGAATCATAACGCCCTCGACATGAAAAAAATACTGCCTGTATATTTTGCATTTTTTACTGTTGTTTGGCCGGTTGTACTAAGGGCGCAAAATAAAATAGACCGTAAGGCTTTGGTGCAAAGGCACAATGTAATTAATAACGGCACAGACACGCTGTCTTCCCTATCTGTTGGTAATGGCCGTTTTGCTTTTACGGTTGACGCTACGGGCCTGCAAACCTTTCCTGAGCATTATGATAAAGGCATTCCGCTGGGTACGCAGTCTGAATGGGGCTGGCACAGCTTTAAAGATACAGCAGGCTATCAATTTGATGAAACATTAAAAACTTATAGGCTTAATGGCCGCGATGTAAGCTATTCGGTACAATGGAACCAGCCCGGGCGTAACAGGAATGCTGCCAATTGGTTCCGGGAAAATGTACATCGCCTGCAATTGGGCAATCTTGGTTTCCTGTTGTTGCACAAAGATGGGAGCGAGGCTCAAATAAGTGACATCCAAAATATCCGACAGGAACTTGATATGTGGACGGGCGCTATTAACAGCTCTTTCACTTTTGATGGCGAGCCGGTAAAAGTTCAAACCTATGCGCACCAGGGTAAGGACCTGATAGCGGTGAAAGTACAGTCGCCGTTGTTAGCCCAGGGCAGACTTAAAGTACGATTGCGTTTCCCTTTTCCGACTAATCAATTTGCCGATTATGGCGACAATTGGAAAGATCCGCAGAAGCATTATTCGGCTATTGTTGCCTCTGATGTTCGTCAGGCTACTATCATTCATCGTTTAGATACCAATCAATATTTTGTACACCTCGCCTGGGATGGTGCTGCGTCGGTTAAGAATACAGTTGCTCATCAGTTTGTGTTATCGCCTCAAGGTAAAACCGCTGAACTGACATTTACCTGTTTGTTTGCTCCACAGAAAACCACAGCGCCTTTGCCCGGCGTTGTGCAAACGCAAACAAATAGCGTACAGCAATGGAAAGCCTTTTGGCAAAGCGGCGGCGCGGTTGATTTCAGCGGTAGCACTGATCCCCGCGCAAAGGAACTGGAACGCAGGGTGGTGCTGTCCCAATACCTTACCAAAATACAATGCTCAGGCCATCAGCCTCCACAGGAAACGGGTTTAACTTATAATAGCTGGTACGGTAAGCCGCACCTTGAAATGCACTGGTGGCATGGGATTCATTTTGCGCTCTGGGGCCGGGAGCAACTGCTCGAAAACAGTTTAAGCTGGTACCAACATGTAAAATCCAATGCAAGGGCCATTGCTAAAAGGCAGGGATATGATGGTATCCGCTGGCAAAAAATGACCGATCCGGATGGTAACGAAAGTCCATCGTCGGTAGGGGCATTCCTGATCTGGCAGCAACCGCACTTTATTTATTTTGCCGAGCTGGATTATCGTGCCCATCCAAACAAGCAAACCCTGGATAAGTATAAAGACCTTGTACTGGCCGACGCGGATTTTATGGCCTCGTTCCCAACTTATGATAAAGAGCATGACCGGTATAATTTAGGCAAGGGAATTATCCTGGCACAGGAACGTTATAAACCCGAAGAAACATATAACCCAACTTACGAACTGCAATACTGGCGGTGGGCTTTAAATACTGCCCAGCAATGGCGCAAACGACTGGGCTTACAGCCGGATAAAAAGTATGCACTCATCCTGAAAAAACTGGCAGCTTTACCTCAAAAAGACGGCGTTTACCTCGCTGCGGAAAGCTCGCCCGATGCGTATACCAATCCTAAATTAAAAACGGATCACCCGGCGGTGTTAGCTGCTTATGGTATGCTGCCCTATAATGCTCAACTGGATACCGCGGTGATGAAAAAAACCTTTAACCTGATTTGGGATGTATGGGATTGGAAGGATACCTGGGGCTGGGATTTCCCGATGACCGCCATGACCGCGGCCCGTTTAAATATGCCCGAAAATGCTGTTGATGCTTTATTTATGCCCATAAAAACCAACACTTACTTGGCCAATGGCCACAATTACCAGGACGGGCGATTGCGGATGTACCTGCCGGGCAATGGCGGCTTACTGGCAACCGTAGCCATGATGTGTGCCGGCTGGGATGGCTCAACCACTGTTAATCCGGGTTTCCCTAAAAATGGAAAATGGAAAGTAAGGTGGGAGGGACTTAAAAAAATGCCATAAGGGAAAGTATGTTTTATGAACCTGATCTAATAAAATCTACAATATGAATAAATTATTTATAAGGATAAAAACGGTAGTGTGCGCCGGTGCCGTCATGGTAATGGCCAGCAACACATATGCACAACAACCTGTAAAAAGCAAAGTATTGGCTGATATGGCCTTGGCCAACAATTATTTTATGCAAAAATGGCCTGATCCGGGAGCTTCTGTTACTGTAAAGGGCACAACCCGCACCAGTAATTTATGGACAAGGGCAGTTTATTACGAAGGGCTGATGGCGATGTACAAGATCGATCCTCAAAAAAAGTACTATGATTACGCGGTTGACTGGGGCGAGAAGCACCAATGGAGCCCCCGTGG
It contains:
- a CDS encoding glycoside hydrolase family protein, translated to MKRRDFIEQLSMASAMALLPGLAFGKSKDHVSAFAKKLKPVGRALEMEGYYVWCNSPIEGPDGRIHVFFSRWVASKKMGGWINGSEICHAVADTPESEFKFLGTILAPRGPGYWDATTCHNPSIKKVDGKYCLFFMGNSNGKTNTKRIGLATADSLDGPWTRPDEPLLLPGPEGAWDDHCTTNPAFIKHPNGQYWLFYKSWNTKEYETSTDPLVKGNRKYGLAISDKLEGPYIKYDGNPVIDFSGRGNNAQLEDAFVWLDKGRFKMLARDMGVFNHQYGLYMESKTGKKWSEPEIGYFNAEYYHIDQPPPPKYLNKYGRFERPQLLFQNGKATYMFTTSQGGKYMTASPFIFKIES